A stretch of bacterium DNA encodes these proteins:
- a CDS encoding C1 family peptidase yields the protein MKTSTFALLILLSVSTFCHAQDDADTASFGYQFTTITNLPATPVKNQYRSSTCWSFSGISLLESELLRMGKGNFDLSEMFVVRNTYHSKAVKYVRLHGNAQLAAGGAFNDVLTVLKNRGMVPDAAYPGLEYDEEKHIHGELDAVIKGYVDAVIKNQNRKLTPVWEKGLDGILDAYLGDYPANFAYEGSSYTPRSFADNVLGLNADDYVLLSSFTHHPFYRPFILEVPDNWDYGLVYNLPLDELMETIDNALDNGYTVAWASDVSEKGFDYRKGLAVLPAKDWDDMRKTEADSVFVTPVPQKVVTQEMRQKAFDNYSTTDDHGMHIIGSAKDQDGTKYYYVKNSWGVDRSKFDGHFYASSAFVRCKTLSIMLHKDAIPSALRKKLGL from the coding sequence ATGAAAACCTCGACGTTTGCACTGCTTATCCTCCTCTCCGTCTCGACGTTCTGCCATGCGCAGGATGACGCCGACACGGCATCGTTCGGGTATCAGTTCACCACCATTACCAACCTCCCCGCCACGCCGGTTAAAAACCAGTACAGATCGAGCACCTGCTGGAGCTTCTCCGGCATCTCCCTGCTCGAATCGGAACTCCTGCGAATGGGAAAAGGCAACTTCGATCTGTCGGAAATGTTCGTCGTACGCAACACCTACCACAGTAAGGCTGTGAAGTATGTCCGATTACACGGCAACGCCCAGCTCGCCGCAGGCGGCGCGTTCAATGACGTGCTCACCGTCCTGAAGAACCGTGGCATGGTCCCTGACGCAGCGTACCCCGGTCTCGAGTATGACGAGGAAAAACACATTCACGGAGAGCTCGACGCTGTCATCAAAGGCTACGTTGACGCCGTGATCAAGAATCAAAACCGTAAACTGACACCGGTCTGGGAGAAAGGTCTCGATGGCATTCTTGACGCCTACCTCGGTGATTATCCTGCAAACTTCGCATATGAAGGATCATCCTACACCCCGCGGAGCTTCGCTGACAATGTGCTCGGGCTCAATGCCGACGATTATGTGCTGCTGAGTTCCTTCACGCATCATCCTTTCTACAGGCCTTTCATTCTTGAAGTACCGGACAACTGGGATTATGGCCTCGTGTACAATCTTCCACTCGACGAGTTGATGGAAACCATTGACAACGCACTCGATAATGGCTATACCGTTGCGTGGGCAAGCGATGTCAGTGAAAAGGGATTCGATTACCGCAAGGGACTCGCTGTCCTTCCGGCGAAGGACTGGGATGACATGCGCAAAACCGAGGCCGACTCAGTTTTCGTGACCCCTGTTCCCCAGAAGGTCGTCACACAGGAGATGCGGCAGAAAGCGTTTGACAACTACAGCACCACTGACGACCACGGCATGCATATCATCGGCAGCGCCAAAGATCAGGATGGGACGAAGTATTATTACGTGAAAAATTCCTGGGGCGTTGACCGCAGCAAATTCGATGGACATTTCTATGCGTCGTCTGCATTCGTAAGATGCAAAACGCTGTCGATCATGCTGCACAAGGATGCCATTCCGTCCGCTCTTCGCAAGAAGCTCGGACTGTAA
- a CDS encoding MBOAT family protein, with the protein MLFNSIEFAVFLPLVFVLYWFAAARKTGLQNLLLLAASYLFYGWWDWRFLSLILLSSMVDFLVGLGLAEVRARSMRRLLLGLSLGVNLGLLGFFKYFNFFAQSFSDAFTLFGHHIDPARLYIILPVGISFYTFQTLSYSIDVYRGNMEASKDIISFFAFVAFFPQLVAGPIERASNLLPQFQRPRVFSYDSALDGSRQILWGLFKKIVIADNAAVFADHIFNHSAELPGSTLVLGAVFFALQIYGDFSGYSDIAIGTARLFGFDLMRNFAFPYFSRDIAEFWRRWHISLSTWFRDYVYIPLGGSRGNRWKQIRNVLIIFVVSGFWHGANWTFIVWGALNALYFLPLLLRDRNRSHTNTVAEGRILPGIRETFQMAVTFALTCLAWVFFRAATVGDALTYIGNIFSATLFTPPTLAFGYFPLVALLFLAAEWLQRDREHVLQLSGKRMPAPLRWTLYYGIAALIFYYGGEPQTFIYFQF; encoded by the coding sequence GTGCTATTCAATTCCATAGAATTCGCGGTATTCCTGCCGCTGGTATTTGTTCTCTACTGGTTTGCTGCCGCCCGGAAAACGGGGCTGCAGAATCTCCTGCTTCTTGCAGCAAGCTATTTATTCTATGGATGGTGGGACTGGCGCTTTCTCTCGCTGATCCTGCTCAGCTCCATGGTCGATTTTCTCGTTGGACTCGGTCTGGCGGAGGTGCGGGCGCGCAGCATGCGGCGCCTGCTCCTCGGCCTCAGTCTCGGAGTGAATCTCGGACTGCTGGGTTTCTTCAAGTATTTCAATTTCTTCGCGCAGAGCTTCTCCGACGCCTTCACCCTGTTCGGGCATCACATCGACCCCGCACGGCTCTACATTATTCTCCCCGTCGGCATCAGCTTTTACACATTCCAGACACTCAGTTATTCCATCGATGTGTATCGGGGGAACATGGAGGCGTCGAAGGATATCATTTCGTTCTTTGCATTCGTTGCCTTTTTCCCGCAACTGGTGGCGGGTCCCATCGAACGCGCAAGCAATCTGCTCCCGCAATTCCAGCGTCCCCGCGTATTCTCGTATGACAGCGCACTCGATGGATCGCGACAGATTCTCTGGGGCCTCTTCAAGAAAATCGTCATCGCCGACAATGCAGCGGTATTCGCCGATCACATTTTCAACCACTCCGCGGAACTGCCGGGCAGTACGCTTGTGCTCGGGGCCGTGTTTTTCGCATTGCAGATTTACGGGGATTTCTCAGGATATTCCGATATCGCCATCGGGACAGCGCGTCTTTTCGGTTTCGATCTCATGCGCAACTTCGCCTTCCCGTATTTCTCGCGCGACATCGCAGAGTTCTGGCGCAGATGGCATATTTCCCTTTCCACCTGGTTCCGAGATTACGTCTACATTCCCCTTGGCGGCAGTCGTGGCAACAGGTGGAAGCAGATTCGCAACGTGCTCATCATTTTCGTGGTCAGCGGATTCTGGCACGGGGCGAACTGGACCTTCATCGTGTGGGGAGCGCTAAACGCGCTGTACTTCCTTCCACTGCTCCTGCGTGATCGCAACAGGTCGCATACGAACACGGTGGCAGAGGGACGCATACTGCCGGGGATCCGTGAAACTTTTCAGATGGCTGTCACCTTCGCACTCACCTGTCTGGCCTGGGTATTTTTCCGCGCAGCCACAGTCGGCGATGCACTCACTTATATTGGGAATATATTTTCTGCTACCCTCTTCACGCCGCCGACCCTTGCGTTCGGATATTTCCCCCTTGTAGCACTACTCTTTCTTGCTGCCGAGTGGCTGCAGCGCGACCGGGAACACGTCCTTCAGCTGAGCGGGAAGCGAATGCCTGCGCCGTTGCGATGGACGCTGTACTACGGGATCGCAGCACTCATCTTCTACTACGGCGGGGAACCGCAAACGTTTATCTATTTCCAGTTCTGA